Proteins found in one Phytohabitans houttuyneae genomic segment:
- a CDS encoding STAS domain-containing protein, protein MVGALVRTRVASNGSMVVQVRGNVSEAATAQLRRALLHALLRVRSRRLVVDLREAGRVDPLGVGALVAGCDVAGDRSVSVVVHRPTHGVDRRLRAAGLPGKALLRR, encoded by the coding sequence GTGGTCGGAGCCTTGGTCCGCACCCGGGTGGCGAGCAACGGCAGCATGGTCGTGCAGGTGCGCGGCAATGTCAGTGAGGCCGCCACGGCGCAGCTGCGGCGCGCGCTCCTGCACGCGCTGCTCCGGGTCCGCTCGCGCCGTCTCGTCGTCGATCTGCGCGAGGCCGGCCGGGTCGACCCGCTCGGCGTGGGTGCCTTGGTCGCCGGCTGTGACGTGGCGGGCGACCGGTCCGTCTCGGTGGTCGTGCACCGCCCCACGCACGGCGTGGACCGCCGCCTTCGCGCCGCCGGCCTGCCGGGCAAGGCCCTCCTGCGCCGCTAG
- a CDS encoding VOC family protein, whose protein sequence is MIGRLSSVVLDCPDPHALAEFYSELLGLPITRVDGDWVDISDGTTTLSFQQAPDHIPPRWPDPAFPQQFHLDITVDDIDDAEPRALALGARVLPMDEEKVSFRVYADPAGHPFCLCW, encoded by the coding sequence ATGATCGGCCGTCTGTCCTCAGTGGTCCTGGACTGCCCGGATCCGCACGCGTTGGCGGAGTTCTACTCGGAGCTGCTCGGCCTGCCGATCACCCGGGTCGACGGCGACTGGGTCGACATCAGCGACGGCACGACCACGCTGAGCTTCCAGCAGGCGCCCGACCACATCCCGCCACGCTGGCCGGACCCGGCGTTTCCCCAGCAGTTCCACCTCGACATCACGGTGGACGACATCGACGACGCCGAGCCGCGGGCGCTGGCCTTGGGCGCGCGCGTGCTGCCGATGGACGAGGAGAAGGTCAGCTTCCGCGTCTACGCCGACCCCGCCGGCCACCCGTTCTGCCTCTGCTGGTGA